The following nucleotide sequence is from Bacteroidota bacterium.
TGAATAATAGGTAAAATCAATATTTTCTTCAAGAGACGTATTCCTCTCAATTCTTATAATATCAATATGTCTTATTTGCCCATATTCATTATAGCTGTATTTTTGAATATAGCTTAATAATGATTCTTTCCCTGTATTTATTAAGCAGACCTTAGTAACCAATTTTTCATAATTATATCCATATAAATATCTTAGCACGTAAGTAGTATATGAATACACAACAGATTTGATGGTTCTATCCAAATTATATTCGTATTCACTTGTTAAATGGTAAGCTCGCCCTGCTTTATAATTTTTGATTGCCTTTACTTTATAATTACCATAGTACTTATACTTTGTAGTTGCTCTATTATTATAATATATAATTTTTATTAACTGTTTTTTTTTGTTGTAATAATAATAGTGATTTAAATTAGCATTAAATTGGGTGTCACCCCAAAATCTTCTCATAGAATCCCGTATCAATAAATCGCCATCATATACATAATAATGCAAAGTATCCACATGCATTTTATGAGTTGTATCAAAATAACATACAATGTCTAAAATTCTTTTTCCTTCTATGTCGTAGTATGTTACATAATTCCATTCATTAGCAGTGTCAATATAAATACCACTCATCAAGCGTGCCACTTTCTTAATTTTTAATTCCTTTATCTGATTATTAGTAGGTAATTCAAAATCCTGTGCACGCAAACTAATTCCATACAATAGCATTATGATAAGGACACAGTTTTTTGAAAATGATTTTATCATTGAAAGTTAACTATTCGCAATCTCTTTAATAGCCAATACAAATTTATCCAGTTCCTCTGTAGTTATATATACATGCGGTGTAACCCTTACCCCATGCACATTGGCACTGTCAATAGCCACCGTCCATATTTTATATTTATCTAATAATGTTTTGGCTAAGTCAGCAGGTTTCATTCCTTCAATTCCCACATTGGCAATTCCACAATTTCTTGTAGGGTCTTCTGGTGTATTTATATATATCTTTTTAATCCCTTTTACTTTGCTTGTCCAATAATTTTGCAAAAAACGCAAACGTTCTTCTTTACGTTTTATGCCAATTTTTTGATGATAATCTATAGCATGGTGAATGGCAATATCAGTTGCAACAGGATGCGTACCTGTATGGTTTAGTTTACGAATATCATCATCTTCATATCCAGCATCGCCATATATAGGCCATAGGTTTTTTATTTTATCTTTTTGCACATATAATATACCTGCACCCATGGGCGTACCAAGCCATTTGTGCAAACTGCTACCATAATAATCGCAACCCAAATCACTAATTTTAAAATCGAAATGAGCTACGGCATGTGCCCCATCTACCATTACTTCCACCCCTTTGCCATGAGCCATTTCGCATATTTTTTTTACAGGCAATATATGTCCTGTAATATTAATCATATGGCATACCATCAACAACCTTGTTTTGGATGTAATCGCTTTTTCATATAATGCCACAATTTCTCCATCGTTTTTTGGATGCAAGGGTATAGAAACTTTTTTGTTTATAGTACCATATCGTTTGCCTTGCTGCTTAAACATATCGAGCATACTCCCATAGTCTTGCTCAGCCATTACGGCCTCATCGCCCGCTTTCCAATCGAAACCTGATATAATAGTATCTAAGGATTCTGTAGTATTGCGTGTTATTATAAGTTCATCTTTACCGCATCCCAATAACTCAGCTAATCGGTCTTTTATTTTTTGTTTATTTTCTGACTGAATGGTACGCATATAATAAGATGCTTCGGTATTCACCATTTGAATATCTCTTATATAAGCATCCAATACTGGTTTTGCCATCATACTGAAATAACCATTCTCCAAATTGATATAATCTTTTTTGAGTAAGTATTCGCTTCTTACCTCCATCCAAAAATCATCAAACTTTTGAACAGTCCACGCTTCGGGCATTTCATCTACCCAACTCTTAGCCTTTAAACTAAAAGGTAAGGCTGCTGTGACTAACAACGATTTTATAAAATTTCTTTTGGTATACATAATTAGTTTTTTTCTATCATAATTTTTGCCAACTTCATGGCAGTAATTAGTTGACTCAAATATATATTTTTATATAAGAAAAGCATCACACGGTTCCACAAAGTATTTTTAAAAACTATCGTATTCGATTGTGTCCATAAAGTTCCCTCCTCCTGCTTTTCATAAGTCCAAGTGCCCATTGTCGATTGAATTAAGGACGATTGAATATCTTTTGCTTGCAATGCAGTTTTATTGGGTCTTTGGTCAAGTTTATACTCTAAGGTCATGGTAGAGCCGCCCTTTATTTTTAGTTTAATTATTCTTTTGGGCTTGGTTTGTATTACTTCAGCTTTTATTACTGTTTTGTCCCACTTTTTTCTGTTATCATAGTTTTGTGTATAGTCCCATACTTCTTCAGGGCTCCTTTTTATGAAGATAGAATATTTGATATTGATAGAATTAGATTGCATGAGAACCTGACGATTTTTATTTTGGCAAAAGTACTTTAAATATGATGCGGTTTAAGATAATTTCTTTTACTTCGCAGTTCACTTTAACAAATAAAAACATGCAAATCCTCAAAAGAATTATCATTGGTTTGGTTTCGCTTATTGTGATCCTAATCTTAGTATCATACCTATTGCCTGGCTCTAGCGTTGTAACCCGCAGCATCGAAATAAAGGCACCGGTAAATGTGGTGTATGCACAGTTTTCCGACTTCAACAATTGGAATAATTGGAGTCCGTGGTTTCGTAAAGACACTACTATGAAACAAACCATAATGGGTGCAGCTGGTAGTGGTGGACATACCCTGAAATGGGAAAGTACCAATAAGGATTTGGGGCATGGGAGCATAGCATTCGACAAGGTAGTGCAAGACAATAGTATAGATGCTACGCTTACTTTCGATGACATGAAAATGCAATCTACTATTATGTGGAGATTAGAACCCTCTGCTACTGGAACCAACATAACTTGGAGCGATTCTGCTACCTTGGGCTATAACCCCATGATGCGTTGGATGGGTTTGTTTATGGATAAATTTATGGGTCCTGATTTTGAATCGGGTCTGAAAAATATGAAAGCTTATGCAGAAAAAAATGCTACAATTACTCCAAAGTAGAAAAATAAAATTTCCTAAATTTCAAGGCTAACCTTAACAAACTTTTTTGTAAGCTCCTTTAAATTTAAGGGTCTTCAAGCAAAAAAATATTGCACTATAACTAAACAAGTTGTATTTTTTCTGGTAAAAGAGAAACAACCTTTGCGATATTTAAACGTCTAGTATAATGCTGTAGTTATTAAATCAATGAAATATTTTAAATCAAAACTGTTCTCAAAGAAAATCTCGTGGCTGTACGTCGTCCTATTTTCGTTGGTGTTTGGACTCCTATTTTCGTTTACTTCGAATCATTTTTTCAACAAAAAGCAAAATGAGGTAACAACAAACTCTGCTCAAAATAAACAAACTCCTACCGTTAATTCGAGCAACCAGCCATTCATCAACCCTATTTTAACATGCGTGGGCGGGCTGCGGGAGCTAAAGCCTTTCAAAAACAAAATTCAAACAATTATCGATAAGGCGAAGCTTGAAGGAAAGGCTAAGGAGATATCCGTTTTTTTTAGATCGATGCGTAACGGTTATCTTTTTGGAATTAATAGAAGGGAGAAATACTATCCTGCCAGCCTGCTCAAAGTTCCTGTAATGATGGCCTATCTCAAACAAGCGGTAATAACACCTGGATTAATGGATCAGAAAGTTAAATTTGAAAAACCTTTTGCGGGGGTTCCACCCAATAATGTGAATGGAAAAATTGAATTGGGAAAAGAATATACGATAAAAGAACTCATTGAAAAAATGGTGGTAGTGTCTGACAACGATGCTACACTACTACTTAATGAGCGTATCAATCCTGCCATATATTCAAACACGCTAAAGGAACTAGGTCTTTCAATTCCTGAGCGTGCGTTGCCTAGTGAAAACTTTATAGGGGTTGAAGATTTTGGCCGCATTTTACGAATCTTATATAATTCATCATATTTGAATAGAGAACTAAGTAATTTTGCTTTGATGCTTCTAAGCAAAGCACAGTACGGCGATGGTATACCAAGTGGTACAGGGAGCAAAGAGGTGGCTCACAAATTTGGGGAGTGGATGTATAAGGGCGAATTCCAGTTGCACGATTGCGGAATTGTATATGATGCGGAGCAGCCTTATATGTTATGTGTAATGACTAAGGGTAAAGATATAAAAGTTTTATCGGGAGTTATTGCAGAAATTTCAAAAGCTGTTAGCGAGTCGGTTGTAAACAACAATGTTCCTGTGATGGAAGAATAAAAAAAACGGCCACTTTTGGTGGCCGTGCTAAATTAATCGAGGTGATACAGTTTTAAGCTGCGGGTTTGTGGCCTAGCAACAAAATGTCGTTTACCACAATTTCGGTAACGTATCGTTTTTGTCCGGTCTTGTCCTCATAATTGCGGGTTACAAGTTTGCCTTCCACAGCAATCTCTTTGCCTTTTTCAAGCGTTTTACTGAAGTTCTTGGCCTTGTTGTTCCAAATTACAAGGTTATGCCATTGGGTGTCTTTCACATACACTCCCTCAGCATTTTTGTAGCTCTCATTCGTTGCAAGAGAAAAACGCATAAGCATTTTGTCTTGTCCGAATTCTTTGATTTCTGGTACTTGACCGATGTTTCCGATCAATTGCACGGTGTTTTTTAAATTACGCATAGTAAATTGTTAATTAAATTGTTTAATAAATATGTAAATTGTTTTGTCGTTTTGTTGACAGTGCAAAATTGTAGGAACTCAAAATACTTTCTCGGTATTCAATTGTTTACTGTCGAATAAAAACATTTGTAAGCGTTTAAAAACGGATATTTTTTCTATATTTGCAGAATGGAAAAACTGTGTGAAGAGTGTGGTAACGCCATTAAAGGTCGTGCCGACAAAAAGTTTTGCGACGATGCTTGCCGCAATATTTTTAACAATAAAAAAAATAGCGATACCAGCACTTATGTGAAAAAGGTGAACAATATTTTGCGAAAAAACCGCTTGACCCTTGCCAAATTAAATCCTGAAGGAAAGATATCGGTGAGCAAAAAA
It contains:
- the ssb gene encoding single-stranded DNA-binding protein translates to MRNLKNTVQLIGNIGQVPEIKEFGQDKMLMRFSLATNESYKNAEGVYVKDTQWHNLVIWNNKAKNFSKTLEKGKEIAVEGKLVTRNYEDKTGQKRYVTEIVVNDILLLGHKPAA
- a CDS encoding SRPBCC family protein, producing the protein MQILKRIIIGLVSLIVILILVSYLLPGSSVVTRSIEIKAPVNVVYAQFSDFNNWNNWSPWFRKDTTMKQTIMGAAGSGGHTLKWESTNKDLGHGSIAFDKVVQDNSIDATLTFDDMKMQSTIMWRLEPSATGTNITWSDSATLGYNPMMRWMGLFMDKFMGPDFESGLKNMKAYAEKNATITPK
- a CDS encoding serine hydrolase, with the protein product MKYFKSKLFSKKISWLYVVLFSLVFGLLFSFTSNHFFNKKQNEVTTNSAQNKQTPTVNSSNQPFINPILTCVGGLRELKPFKNKIQTIIDKAKLEGKAKEISVFFRSMRNGYLFGINRREKYYPASLLKVPVMMAYLKQAVITPGLMDQKVKFEKPFAGVPPNNVNGKIELGKEYTIKELIEKMVVVSDNDATLLLNERINPAIYSNTLKELGLSIPERALPSENFIGVEDFGRILRILYNSSYLNRELSNFALMLLSKAQYGDGIPSGTGSKEVAHKFGEWMYKGEFQLHDCGIVYDAEQPYMLCVMTKGKDIKVLSGVIAEISKAVSESVVNNNVPVMEE
- a CDS encoding SRPBCC family protein, whose translation is MQSNSINIKYSIFIKRSPEEVWDYTQNYDNRKKWDKTVIKAEVIQTKPKRIIKLKIKGGSTMTLEYKLDQRPNKTALQAKDIQSSLIQSTMGTWTYEKQEEGTLWTQSNTIVFKNTLWNRVMLFLYKNIYLSQLITAMKLAKIMIEKN
- a CDS encoding aminotransferase class V-fold PLP-dependent enzyme, with amino-acid sequence MYTKRNFIKSLLVTAALPFSLKAKSWVDEMPEAWTVQKFDDFWMEVRSEYLLKKDYINLENGYFSMMAKPVLDAYIRDIQMVNTEASYYMRTIQSENKQKIKDRLAELLGCGKDELIITRNTTESLDTIISGFDWKAGDEAVMAEQDYGSMLDMFKQQGKRYGTINKKVSIPLHPKNDGEIVALYEKAITSKTRLLMVCHMINITGHILPVKKICEMAHGKGVEVMVDGAHAVAHFDFKISDLGCDYYGSSLHKWLGTPMGAGILYVQKDKIKNLWPIYGDAGYEDDDIRKLNHTGTHPVATDIAIHHAIDYHQKIGIKRKEERLRFLQNYWTSKVKGIKKIYINTPEDPTRNCGIANVGIEGMKPADLAKTLLDKYKIWTVAIDSANVHGVRVTPHVYITTEELDKFVLAIKEIANS